Genomic segment of Arachnia propionica:
CGCTCTGGAACTTTCGACGGAATTCCTGGCCATCGCCGCATGTCCGGCGTGCCACGCCAAGTTCGCCGTCGACTACGAACGCTCGGAGTTGGTCTGCACCTCCGCGGCCTGCGGGCTGGCCTATCCCGTGGAGGACCGCATCCCGGTCCTGCTGATCGACCAGGCACGAAACACCCAGTGAGGTTCCCGGATGATTCGCAGATGGTTCGATGACTCCCGCCTGGAGGCCGACGACCTGGCCGACGAGGAATCGCTTTGGTGGCTCGCTTCGGCCGGCGCCCGGATCCGGCGTGCCGCGCTGAGCGAACCCGCGGGAAGACTCACCCGCGCCGACCGGCCGCGCGGGGTGCTGGTGCTCGGAGCGGAGGCGCGGCTGGTGCGGGCCGTCCTGGAACCCGCCTGTCCCGTGCCGTTCATGGCC
This window contains:
- a CDS encoding Trm112 family protein, which encodes MSETALELSTEFLAIAACPACHAKFAVDYERSELVCTSAACGLAYPVEDRIPVLLIDQARNTQ